The DNA window GGCTACAGCCAGAGTGACGGCGACTTGGATAAGGCAACTTCGGCGAAATACCTCGATGTCGTTCCCGTTGGAATGCTGCCACAGGACCGAAGTGAGAAGTTTCGTTTCGGCGTGTCCGTCTTTCCGTCGCTCTACGCGGATGCACTCTATGCTCTTGACGCGGAACTCGACCGGATCTTCGAAACGGATTTTCCTGTCGAACCGACGCCTGCCGTGAACGGAGTTCCACCTATCCCGCATGATGCGACGCGCTTCCGCGCGTTGACAATTGGTAAATCGGTTGTATTCGAAGGCTATGACGTCAAGGTTCGGATCGACGATTTCTTCAGCGGCCACACGGCTGTGCTTGGTAATACCGGTAGCGGCAAGTCCTGCACCGTCGCCTCTATCCTGCAGTCGTTGTTCGAAAAGGCGGATGAGCACCACGCGCGGGGCGCAACGTTCGTCGTCTTTGATGTTAACGGCGAGTATGAGCAGGCTCTCTCGTCCTTAGCCAATAGCAGTGATATCAAGGTGTCCCGCCTAATCCTCGACGGAACGGCAGCCGAAGGACGGTTCCGACTGCCTCATTGGTTCCTGGAGCAATCAGAATGGGAACTTCTGCTTCAGGCAAGCGAGCGGACGCAATTACCGGTGCTACGAACGGCCTTGGGACTTACAGGCTTATTTCGTCAGAACTCTCCGGAAGCACTGCGGATCAGGGAACACTTCATCGCGACATGCATCATCGAGTGCTTTCGTGGGGCTGACGGGGATTCCCCAGTCGCCAAATTTCAGCGCGTCGTGTCGCTGTTGCAGAGATACCCGACCGACGAGTTGAATAGGGACTTGCTCCAAAAATATGGCGCCAACTACCAGTACGGAAATTTTGTACCCGGTGGTAATTTGGAGAATTTCCTGAACGAGGTTCGAGAAAAGCTTCGCGAGGACGTCGAGCTTCCTTCATATCACCGTACACCGTTCACATTTGACGATCTCGAGGAATGCCTCGACTTTGCAATCCTCTACGAGGAGGCGCACGGCAACAGACAGATTAGGGATTATTGCTCACAGATGATGACCCGCTTCAAGTCGCTGAAGGAGCGGGCGGAATACGCATTCCTTCGATACGACCTGCAGCCGTGCGACGAAGCGCCGTCGCTGAGAGCTTTTTTGGAAGAACTTCTCGGCTTGACGTCAATCGGCGGCCAGCTAGTCAAGCGTAGCCAGATCATAAT is part of the Pseudomonadales bacterium genome and encodes:
- a CDS encoding ATP-binding protein, whose translation is MSRDDRKRAIGKIVSVAADRLVVEMHAGTDNFTVVGFDDVHYVARLGSFLMVPVHAEYVVVEVVGLRERDVGGYSQSDGDLDKATSAKYLDVVPVGMLPQDRSEKFRFGVSVFPSLYADALYALDAELDRIFETDFPVEPTPAVNGVPPIPHDATRFRALTIGKSVVFEGYDVKVRIDDFFSGHTAVLGNTGSGKSCTVASILQSLFEKADEHHARGATFVVFDVNGEYEQALSSLANSSDIKVSRLILDGTAAEGRFRLPHWFLEQSEWELLLQASERTQLPVLRTALGLTGLFRQNSPEALRIREHFIATCIIECFRGADGDSPVAKFQRVVSLLQRYPTDELNRDLLQKYGANYQYGNFVPGGNLENFLNEVREKLREDVELPSYHRTPFTFDDLEECLDFAILYEEAHGNRQIRDYCSQMMTRFKSLKERAEYAFLRYDLQPCDEAPSLRAFLEELLGLTSIGGQLVKRSQIIIVDMNAVEDEVVELVASVLARMAFRLLREAEPRNRFPVHLLLEEAHRYIAESPSRYAIDASQIYERIAKEGRKYGLFLLVASQRPSELSKTVLSQCSNFVIHRIQNPDDLFQIRQMTPFISESVLKRLPSLPKQHALVFGTSVNLPTTFRVRDASPLPKSDDAKIRDLWFHEVGRAAQVQIAGGVSNSGTGDS